The following proteins are encoded in a genomic region of Thunnus maccoyii chromosome 8, fThuMac1.1, whole genome shotgun sequence:
- the neil3 gene encoding endonuclease 8-like 3, which translates to MVEGPGCTLNGEKIRSKVRKGQKLKEIRGSLTKPTRNSSEGNAFQSFFGCSYTGVETLGKELFMYFGSRALRVHFGMNGSMRINPAERKDRNGSIPALEIHLTNDIVCFFDSAVEIRLTEDCEQRVRAMQSLDVCSSKFSFSRSEEAVRSQSSRMLCDVLLDQAVMPGVGNIIKNEALFDSGLHPAVKVQQLKEEQIHHLVKMTRDFTLLFYKCRKSGSPLYKHYKVYKRPQCCQCFHVITVCRLGDNSRMTYFCERCQKGDPSGVDVSKLPVRNSLIGWAYNEGTNDNVAKKEEEDWACQLCTLINLPAAKACDACLTPRPEVHKDDISTEASPFTTDLMKYPCTAFKKPQEERKVNWRSAFGTSTLVFSDLSKKPKLVNSPLSLAGSHLNSLAAERGLYKYSVCQGTTSPNYASGGWQKQSAELSNGESLASYSHPSKKMRIDHSPIPSNNAQNGTPNSGTRKIEATSRSSSISSNPSAPCCESHRRPAVLRVVHKEGENKGRQFYTCSLPRETKCNFFEWADLRFPTCHHGKRCLMKTVLKLGPNNGRNFYTCGFKQGKQCNFFQWAENGPGVSILPGC; encoded by the exons ATGGTTGAAGGTCCTGGGTGTACATTAAACGGAGAGAAAATCCGTTCAAAAGTCCGGAAAGGACAGAAATTGAAAGAGATTAGAGGCAGCTTGACTAAACCGACG AGAAACAGCTCCGAGGGAAATGCCTTTCAGAGTTTTTTTGGCTGTTCGTACACCGGTGTCGAAACCTTGGGGAAGGAGCTGTTCATGTATTTTGGCTCAAGAGCTCTGAG AGTCCACTTTGGTATGAATGGATCAATGCGAATAAATCCTGCCGAGAGGAAGGATAGGAACGGCTCCATCCCAGCGCTCGAAATACACCTGACTAACGACATTGTATGCTTCTTTGACAGCGCCGTGGAAATAAG GTTGACAGAAGACTGTGAGCAAAGGGTGAGAGCTATGCAGAGTCTGGATGTGTGCTCCTCCAAGTTCAGCTTCTCTCGTTCTGAGGAGGCAGTAAGGAGCCAAAGTAGCAGGATGCTCTGTGACGTTCTTCTAGACCAGGCCGTCATGCCGGGAGTCGGCAACATCATTAAAAACGAAGCCCTGTTTGACTCGGGCCTCCACCCAGCCGTGAAG GTTCAGCAGCTGAAAGAGGAACAGATCCACCACTTGGTGAAGATGACACGTGATTTCACTCTTCTGTTTTACAAG TGTCGCAAATCTGGCTCCCCACTATACAAACATTACAAAGTCTACAAGCGTCCCCAGTGCTGCCAGTGCTTTCATGTCATCACAGTCTGTCGTCTTGGAGACAACAGCAGGATGACTTACTTCTGTGAGCGCTGTCAGAAGGGAGATCCCAGCGGGGTTGACGTCAG TAAACTCCCCGTAAGGAACAGTCTGATTGGCTGGGCCTACAATGAGGGAACCAATGACAATGTGgcaaagaaggaggaggaggactgggCCTGTCAACTCTGCACACTCATCAACCTGCCAGCAGCAAAAGCCTGCGATGCCTGCCTCACTCCGAGACCTGAGG TCCACAAAGACGACATTAGCACTGAAGCATCACCCTTCACTACTGATTTGATGAAATACCCCTGCACTGCCTTTAAGAAACCACAAGAGGAGCGCAAAGTCAACTGGAGGTCTGCGTTCGGGACTTCCACCCTTGTTTTCTCCGACTTGAGCAAGAAGCCAAAGCTTGTAAACTCCCCACTCTCCCTCGCCGGCAGTCATTTGAATTCCTTGGCGGCAGAGCGAGGtttatataaatacagtgtCTGCCAAGGGACAACAAGCCCCAATTATGCCTCTGGTGGCTGGCAGAAGCAAAGTGCTGAGCTCTCCAATGGGGAATCACTGGCCTCCTACAGTCACCCATCCAAGAAAATGAGAATTGATCACAGTCCCATTCCCAGTAACAATGCTCAAAATGGAACCCCCAACTCAGG TACGCGCAAAATAGAAGCGACAAGCCGCAGCTCCTCCATTTCTTCCAATCCCAGTGCCCCTTGTTGTGAATCCCACCGTCGCCCGGCTGTCCTCAGAGTGGTCCACAAGGAGGGGGAGAATAAGGGACGACAGTTCTACACCTGCTCGCTTCCCAGAGAGACAAAGTGTAACTTCTTCGag TGGGCTGACTTGCGCTTCCCTACTTGTCACCATGGGAAACGATGCTTAATGAAGACGGTCCTAAAACTAGGACCCAACAATGGCCGGAATTTCTACACCTGTGGCTTTAAACAGGGTAAACAGTGTAACTTTTTCCAGTGGGCAGAGAATGGACCAGGGGTATCAATCCTGCCTGGCTGTTAG